CTGTCAGTGGGTGTGGCCCATCATAGCTaaagggggggggtggaggggctAGAATGAGGGGGGGGGATGGGCATCTAAAAAGCCAGGAATAGGCAGCGGTTTGGGAGCCAATGGACACAGGACAGCCAACATCTTGGCAAATCTTGGGTTCAGGGCTAGCTGACAAGGGGTGAGTCCAACTTGGGAACATCCCAGTGGCCTCACCCTACCTACAGGAGCATTCTGAAGTATGCTCAGTAAAGCCTGGCCCTGAGAGTTACTGCTCAAGAGAGAGGCTAGGGGAAGGTGCTGGGAAGACAGGTGGGGGACACCAGATGCCGCGCAAGGACTCACCCCAAGATGGATTGATATGAGGATGAAGACTGAAGAGGCAAAGGCCAGGGCCGTACCTCCTGGAGCCACCAGCATGCCAGTATCTGGCAGCTTTATCATGCACTGCCCCCCAAACCTTTACCACAGCCATCGAGTACCACAAGCATACTAGTCTTGTCCCGGGAGGGAGCCCGTCACTTGCTCCATGGGGCAGCACCACGCACTCGTGTCTGATGTATCCCTAGGGGAAGAGAGATCACAGTTCACTGAGGACTCCCCTCCAGACAAGCTGCTGCCTTTGGAGCTGCTGGCTTCAGATCTGGGGCTCCATCCCACTTTAGAGTGCACGATCCCCACCCCCATGTTACTCATGACAGCATGAAGTCAAGTGAGAGGAACTGACATGGTTGGTTCATGAGGATGGGGACTCCTGGGTCAGTAGACTCTCAGACCACTCACCATGTAGAAATCAAATAAACTGGAAACCAGCTGCTGATGGAATCCATATGTATGCCAGGCCTAATGGTGCgtacctgcaatcccaacacttgggaggtagaggtaggaagatcagaagttcaatgtcgCCCTCAGCTAtgtcgtgagttcaaggccagcctggatcatACGAGATCCACCCTCAAAGAACACAGCAGTCCATATTAATGTAATAATGCACATTCATCAGACACTACTCTAAAGCTATCCCTTTCAGCCTTTCAGGGCTTCACTGAGAGCCTGTGTAACTGCTTAGactagggggaaaaaagccagaGAAACATCAAAACTATTTTAGAAGATAAAGTTCTCCTTGGGCTTCCTGCTACTTCATTACACAATTACCCCCCTTCCAAACAGAATAACATTCAATTTCTAAGAGTCATGTCTACATTGCCCAGCATGCCTAAACATAGAGTGTTGTCCTAGAATTATCTGCTAGATTGACTGGCAGCtataaaactaaaagagaaaaaaaaatgagcattcaTTAAGTAAGAGAGAGTTGTCTGGCTGTGGCTCTAGAATTCAGCAGTGGACTTCCTGAAGGATGGTCTCTCTGGAAAGGGAGATGACATCCTTCTGTGGTCAGGCAGTGTGGACAGCATGTGGCGCGGGCAGGTCTCTGCTCTCCAGAGGAGGATCTGAGCTGAGGAGTGTTGGAGTCATCCGACCTTCACCAGGGAGGGGACGAGAAAGGGAGGatgagaagagagggaggtgTACAGTGGCCAAGCCTGGCTGCAGGTGAACGAGGTCAGCATGTGTGGTGAGCCCTAGCTGTTCCAGAGAGAACTTTGGGTTACTGATTGGAGCGGCACACAGAGGAGCGTGGAGGAGACTGAGATGCAGTCCAAACAGTTAATAGTTCCTACCTACCAGTTCCCTCACagggggacagggaggaaggaagagagaaaaaaggcgCACTAAGGTGTTCTCCCTAAAGGGTAACATGAATTTTCATGAGTATTTTCCACAGTCACGGAGGCACGGCTGACGTAGATGGTGCCACATCTGTTCTCTTGTCGTCTTCCAGTTCTTCCCACCACCTCATACCTTCCTGCCTCATGGCTCGCTCTTCTACATGTCTCTTGGGTCCATACTACCTTGCACCCCACGGTTGATGGATAATCAGCTCCTATGTTCCTAACCCCAGATGTCTAATCTCAGAAATCACTGCCACTGGTATTCGCGGACTACAAATCTTCCTCCTGTATGGCATTGATGCCACTGTTGGCAATATGGGCAATATCTTCTGGGCAGATGGCCTCCATACTGGCGGTAACAAAGGATAAAGTGGCGGCATTATTGCAGCCTTCCAAACTTGCCTCATCGTCCAGAGGCAAGGTTCCACCACCCAGAGATATGCCAGGGCCTCCCTTCTTAGTCCGGTGGGCCTTGAGAGCTCTGACAGATGACTACTCTTCAAGAAGCTCTTAGGGCACTCAGAGTGGGCAAACCTCATCTCCCCCGTGCGTGCGTGTTTTATGTCTCTGCAGCTCATCTGGATGTGCCAAGTGTCTCCCACAGCGTGACCAGGAACACACAAGCATGCCTCTTCTCTACATGCCAGCGCCACAGTACTGGAGGTAGGAGGTCTTGCCGTTTTCTGTGCCACACCCCAATATGGCAGATGTACAGTTTGTTTTTATGCTCGGATCTCCAGAGTCCCCCATCCCCCGTACCCCCTGCCCCTCTGCTGTCTTTACAGTAGGGTCAGATAGATACACGTGTCCCACTGGACCCTCCGACCAGCTTAGACATAGGGATCAGGGCTGTTCTCTTCCCCACCTGACGTCTCCTATGTATCCTGTCACCAAGAGATCCATGGAGGTCAAGGTGAGTTCCGTGATCAAATGCGGTAATTGTTGATAGCCAATGGCAGGCTAGGAGATGGGTCTGGTTCCCTGAAGTACCCAATACTGAGGTTAATCACTTGGAGGCTTGGTGGGGAGGAGAGTTGGTGGGGAGGAGAGTTGAGCAGCATTCACCTGACTATGCAGCAGGAAAGGAGGCAGCTGAGGCAGAGGGCGACATCGCTGCTGCTATTGTGCTCCAAGCAAACACCCTGCACTTGAGGCAAGGCGATTGTCTGGGCCTGTGGCTTCTGAACTTGGAGACCTTGCAGCTGCAGGAGTGGTGTCTGCTGACTGACGTGTCCCTTGACCCTCACTGTTGGCGTCTCGAATGATGATGATACCAGAGTCTGGAACAGCCTTACGTTGGAGGCTCTGGAGGGTTTCCTTGGGAAGTAGCTTGAGTTGTGAAGGTCCGGCCTGATGATGGTGCtgcttggggggggagggggggctgaaGAGCTGTCCCGCTTGAACTAGCtaagaggaagaagaatttgTCATTACCATGTCTGCTGGTTTCACTCTGCCTCTTTTTGCTGACTCCCTTGCAGCGAGCTTCCCAGCGTCTGGTGCTGCCGTATGTTCAGAACATCGGGCTCCCGTAGCCCGCTGACCTGGAGCATCTGGCCTTGAGAGTTGGTCCCTGATCATCTACCGGTAGTAAACGTCACAATTTCCATGTTGCTGGTGGTCGTGGTTCTTGAGTGCCTATGGACTCTGGTGCAAAAGCAGCTGGAACTATCGTGTGAGGACAGGGAGATGGCAGAGCTGATGGAGATCCCTGAGGTGACAGGCTGTGAGCCGCTCTCCTGGGATCCAGAGCTGCTGATGGTGACTGGCTGAGAACTGGGAGTCGAGGCAAGGGTAGAAACGCAGATGATAGAGCAGCAGAACAAGGCTTCCACTCGGGGGCTCTGGGACACCAGTCGCACATGGAGTCTGTTTGAGAGTACGTTATTAGTCAGGCCTTGGAGGGGGACAGGTTTGGCTGCTGCCCGTCAGCGTCGGGAACTGTGGGATCACTTTATACTGAATATTAGGCATCACTCTGGGGAACTGGTACTTCTGTAAGTCGGAGGCGGCGGTAGCCACAGCAAACCGCCCACCAGAGACTGCGGTTCTTGGAAGGCTCACTCACGGTCATGGCCGGTGTCGGTGCTGTTGCTACCCTGTTTCTTTGGGACAGTAGTAGcctcagaggaggaagaggtgatCTGTCAGTCATTGGCCCCCTGTGGAAGTTGAAAGGCCGTGAGGTCAGGTTCACCTGCGCCTCTGACTGGCCCAGACCCTAGGAATCCCTCTCCTTTTTAGGTGACTCGGCTCTGCTGCAGGTTGCTGCCAACAGAGCCAAAGCCAGCTGCGactcctgccctctgcctccaccatCGCTGCCACAGGAGCCTGAGGAAAAGGGGCCACCGCTGCCACCAACATCTTTTTCAAATCTTGACCACCGCCACTGCCACTTCTTCAACGGAGTAGCCTTGGCTGCTCATGGTGAGGGCTGAGGGGTGAGTTCAAGAGGGCTGGCCCAGAGGGAGGGCCGTGGTGCTGATGGGGCAAGCCAACTTGGACCCAGTTCaggagggatgaggaggagggagtggcTTGTCCAGATGAGGCTTTTTACAAAACAAAGGCAGGAATAAGCTGGAGGCTGTACCCTGGTACCTACTTTTGCTGACTGTAATGTCTCAGAAGAAGTGGAAAGCTTCCCAGACAAACTCTGATATCCATTCTTGATAAACCAGTCACAGAGGGACACTCCGTCAACTTGACCAAAGGCATCTATAGAAGCCCTGGCGCATGCTGGTGACGGGGCCGGACGAGACCTTAACAAAGGTCTGGAGCGACATGGTACACTCACTTCTCGCCACCCCAGGCCCTGGAGGTTCTTCCGGGCAACGCAAAGAGACAAAACCTAACACATCCCACATGGAAGATCCTCCTGTTCTTCAAAGGCAATACTCAGTTCCCCCTGCTCTATGATTCAACACAATTCCAGCCGTAATTCCACAAGATTTTAAAGTTAAAGTGGAGGCCTGTAAGAGCACATACTTCTCTTACcaaagttcggttcccagcacccacgccagGCAGGCCATAAGCCCACAAGCCCAGCTCCCAGGGATCCAACGCTAATCTCTGTGggaacctgcacacatgtgtacaaatccacacacagacttgtaatgaaaagaaaataaaaatctttataaagATTAAAATGGAACTTGACACACTGATGCTGAAGTGTGTATGATATGCAAAGATACCGGATAGCAAACAGTCGTGAGAGGAATGAGGGCTGGAATCCTTAAATCACCTGGCTCCAgaatgtgcacgtgtgtgtgcactgtgtcaCATTGGTGCTGTCGGGGAGTAACTGGTCAGAGACCAGAGCAAAACGTCCAAAAGGCTCCCTGGCCAAAGACCCCCACTATGGATGGAGAAAAGAGCCACCAAGGAGAAGGCGGGAGGCAGATGTTGGAGTGTTGGGGTCAGGATAGGGGGGGTATCACCTGGACCCTTTCTCCCATGATCCCCTGCAGAGAATCTTCCTTCTTCCACCCATGATCCAAGGCTCTGCagcttccagaatgttctctggTGGAAGAACGGCACTGGTTCCCGCCCTCCACATAAAATGTGCCCTGACATGCTAGACGGAAGTCCACACCACAAGGAACAGCCAGCCTGCTACTGCTCTTATTCCCCGGAAAGTCAGAAGCTGGACACCAGGCCTGTTTCTCGGCTTCCCACTGATCACTACAGTTGAGTTCCCTAACTCTGACCTCAGTGGGGCCTAGAGAGCTTTCATCTCTGGGACTGCTGGGGGACCAGGCAAGCAGGTgtcccgttcccccccccccgcccctgcctGATCCTTCACTCTGTCTATCCCCATCACACTTCACCCCTTTCTGGAACCATAGTGGTGTCTTGGGGAGCACTGTTCATACCTCagtctgatttttttcatcacagcagcatcTTCTGGAAATGTCCCTTCTGTGGGTGGGGACATGCTTTGTCTAGACCTACTTTACTCTTCTCTCAGGACCAGCGTGTGTGAAGGAAGCTCACGGTCCCCCTCATCGAAGACTTTGCGTGGCCCGCCCTGTGCCTGGAAGACACCTCCAGCATCCCCTCTGAATACAGACTCATCCTCCTGTCCCATGAGTGTCTCTGTGGTGTCCTTATGACAAGCCCCCACCCCAGTGACCTCTAACCTTTATGCTCTGCAGCCTGACCAGGGTCCAGCGCAGAGTCCCCATAATGTCCCCAACTCCTCTGATACCTCCAGTCCTGACCTGAGAGCCGCAGCCTAACCTATGACCTCAGGAAGGTACCTGCCCATGCATCTCATCTGTACACAGTGCAGGGACAGGGTGCTGTGTAGGGCGTTGTCCCCTGACAGGTAACACCATGCCCTCATCCTGGGCCAACACATCCTGGGGTCTGTAGGAAGGAGCAGTGCTTCTCGGCCAATCATTTTGTCAAACACTTCTTCTAggtctttcttttaaaagcataTCTCGTTTGATGTACACGGCCAGGCAGAAAAACCAAAAGCACGGTGAAGGGCCCACTTCTGCAGACGTGGTGTCCTGCAGCCCGGAGCTCTCTCCTGGGGCCCTGGTTTTCCGTGGGCATGGGGGAGTGAGTGTGGGGAACTGGCCCATACAGCGGGTCCCAGTGTAGCAGCTGCTTCTTGGCTAATTCCAGGAGTTAGTGAGCCAGTGTGATTGCGGCTCTAAGGGTCCTTCCCAGGAGGGGACATTGTACAGTTGCAGGGCAATGAGCGACCAAGTGGAGACAATGTAGACATTGGGAAGAGGTGTTGTGATCCTGGTGTCAgacacccccacaccaccaccaccaccacccccggccCCGGGTATGAGTCATAGACCTCATGGTGGCTTTGAAGAAGGTGGCCTGTCTCCAGGCTGGTGGgagagggaagtgtgtgtgtgtgggggggggggcagggtgccTCAGCCCAGGGACTTCACTAAGCAAGGCGGGCCCTCTGTGGGTGTTCCTTTCAGCACTTGGCATTGTGACCGGCGCTGTCACTTGTAAGGGGCACAGGTGTGGTGTTCCCAGTAGCCAGGTGCATTCTCTTACAGCTCCTCTGTCCTTGGGCCGTGGGGCCAGCCGGCCTCCCACGCGGCACCAGGTCCTTGCTCAGCACGGCCCCTTGCAGATCCCAGAGCAATGGCCAGTCTGAacgtgtccctctctttcttttttgccacCTGTGCCCTCTGTGAGGTGGCCAGGAGGGTCTCAAAAGCCCTGCTCCCAGCGGGTACCTACGTCACTTTTTCCCGGGAGGCCCTGGGTGCGGCCCAGCTGGCAGCCTGCTGCCTAGAGATGCGAGTGTTGGTGGAACTCGGCCCCTGGGCTGGGGGCTTCGGGCCCGACCTGTTGCTGaccctgctcttcctgctcttcgTGGTGCACGGGGTCACCTTTGACGGGGCCTCCGCCAACCCCACTGTGGCCTTCCAGGAGTTCCTCATGGCGGAGGCCTCGCTGCCCGGCACCCTGCTGAAAGTGGCGGCCCAGGTGCTGGGCGCGCAGGCCGCCGCCGCCCTGACGCACCGCTGCTGGGCCTGGGAACTCAGTGACCTGCACTTGCTGCAGAGCCTCATGGCTGTGCACTGCAGCTCGACCCTGCGCACCTCCGTGCTGCAGGGCACGCTGGTGGAGGGCGCCTGCACCTTCTTCTTTCATCTGAGCCTCCTCCGCCTGCAGCGCAGCCTTCTTGTCTACAGGGTACCGGCCCTGGCGCTGCTGGTCACGGTCATGGCCTACACAGGTGAGACCCGCTCCCCTTTCTGCCGGACCTGTCAGGACCTCAACACCTTCACTGGTACCCAAAAAGGGTTCTTCTGGCCAAGGGTCCCACCACAAGTCCTTGTGGTGACTTCTTGGGGCCCTGACAGGCGGGTAGGGGCTGGAAGGCTAGCCCCGGGGGAGGGGGGATTGTGTGTAGGGGAGCCATGTCCCATATACCTCTCCTCAATTCCCAGCTGCAATGCTCATTACATCTGGGGCAGCGGGAGCAGCTAGGCATTTCAAGGTTTGGTCCTGGCTGTGCTCTGGATGCTCCCGGGCCCTCCAACACCCCATACAGGGCAACCATTTCTTGttgatttctctctcccttccacccTCCTCACTCAGTCCTGAGACAGCAGCAGCCCCTCATGCCCGTAACCTCTGTCCCGGCCATGCCGGCATCCTGACTAGGCTTTGGTGGTCTCTGGTGCTCTTGCGGGCGCTGCTCGGGACGACTCAAAGCCTACACTCTAATTTTGTTTCCCAGATGTCAGCCCTGGGATCCACCTGGAGGGAGGCATCCCTAGATGGGATCCCAGGACAGGGAGCACTACAGGGGAGCACCGCAGGCTGTTGACCAGCTGCAGCCCAGAGCTTCAGGCTCTGTGGATGTTGCATCATGCCAGATGCagaggtttcttttccttccttcctccctccctccctccctccctccctccctccctccctccctcccttccttccttccttccttcaagatttattttgtttgcagTGTTCtgtatgcaggccagaagagggcgtcatatctcattacagatggttgtgagctaccatgtggttgctgggaattgaactcaggacctctgaagagcagccagtgctcttaaccgctgaggcACATCTCCAGCCCAGAGCTGAGGTTTCTAAAGGCTTGTTCTAAGAGGCCAAGagcccaggaagcagaaacagcacAAGTCAATGCTGAGCCAAGCCAGCTCAAGACTTTGCGACCTATACTAGCAAGATCACAAGAAAGACCTCCAACACCCTGATCAGAGAGGATAAACTGAGGCCAGCAGTGCAAGAGAACAGGGGAGGGTGGTGGTCTGCCGCAGAATGCCCAGGGGCGGCTGTGTCCTACCCTGTGGGCCAGGGTTCTCACCTCCCACAGCAGAGCTGCCTGTGACCTGCACCCAGGTCCAGGTCCACACAGTACTTGCTCTTCCTGAGGCCCaggctctgctctgcctccccaacgcCATTGTCTGCTTCCTGGTGTGGCCTGAAAAATCGTAGCTGGCTCAACTGCTCCCCTCCCCTGGCTTCTCTCCTGTGGGTTCTCAGCTGGTGACTCCTCTGTAGTTATCCCAAGGCCTGAAGGTGACATCTCTGTCCCTGTTGCTGTTTTTATCTCAGTCTCCCTGTCTCActctttacaaacacacacacacacacacacacacacacacacacacacacacacacacacacaccgtctccttgttttattttggtgttggttttgttttgttttgttttgttttttagttcccTCTCTGGCTCTGGTCCTCCCTTGGTGTGTCTgccccccctttctctttccctccctgtaGCCTTTGATGTTTCTCCTCATACCTCTCTGGGCCACCTCCCAGAAGGTGGGGGCGTTGGATCAGAGGGCTCATGATACAGGAGTCTCGGGGTGAGGGATGGGGGAGTGTGTCAGACATCCCTGGTACAACCTTGGTCCCAGCTCCTCCCCTGTGACCTTTGCCCTCGGCTGCTCCAGCCTTGTTCCTCCGTGCTCATCAGCATGCCACAGGGAGGGCAGCTGCCCCCAATCCCCTAGTGCCAAGAGGCCAAGCCCATGTCTAACGGTGTGGTCTCAGAGGCGGTAGCTTCAGCCAGAGCCAGCCCATGAGGATTCTGTGCTTCTGTCCACAGCTGGACCCTACACCTCTGCCTTCTTCAATCCTGCCCTGGCTGCCTCTGTCACATTCCACTGCTCTGGGAACACCTTGCTGGAGTATGTCCATGTGTATTGCCTGGGTCCTGTGGCAGGTGAGCTGTGGGGGCAAGGCCGGCCTGGGTAGTGTCCAtgggcagacagagacacagacacacatggctgCCTACAGATTCACAATGCTGCCACCCTTCCTGGCTCCCCAGGATCTTGGGGGTTGGGGCCTCAAGGGTTTCAGATCTGTTCTCCTGGTCTCTGCAGTGTGGACAGTTGGAGGAAGTGACTGACATGGGTATGTCTTGGTTGGGACGGTCACAGAGGAGGGTGATGGTGTTAGGTAGAGAGTGGGGTATGGAGAATTTGACACCCGAGGGCTCTGTATGGGCAGCAGGGACAGGCTGCATGGGTTCACTTGTGTCTGGGTTCCCTTCTCCTCACGGCATCTTTACACAACCAGTTAAAGCTGTCTTTCTGGGTGCTGCCACCATGGGGCCTCTGGGACACGCTTGGATGACCGCATGCCCTTTGGGGCCGTAGCCCTGAGTGGTCAGGACCTGTAGCTCCTGGTAGGTCTGCCCTGTGACCCCTTGAAGCACAAAGGGAACCCCCTCCAGTCATCAAGGTCTGAATGAGGAATAGCAGTGAAAGACCCTGGGCTAGAGTAATCCAGAGAAGGCCACCAGATGTCCCTAGCTCCAGGATCTGGGAAATACTGGTTCTGGCAAATTCCTCTCTGGCAGGGGGCCCAGGCACTAGGTGTTCCCACACCATTCATGGCTTTACCTGATGACTGACGTCCACTTGCAAACTCTCCACTCCTTCCAGGTCCACACTCAGCAGGAC
This genomic window from Peromyscus leucopus breed LL Stock chromosome 13, UCI_PerLeu_2.1, whole genome shotgun sequence contains:
- the LOC114707793 gene encoding aquaporin-12; this translates as MASLNVSLSFFFATCALCEVARRVSKALLPAGTYVTFSREALGAAQLAACCLEMRVLVELGPWAGGFGPDLLLTLLFLLFVVHGVTFDGASANPTVAFQEFLMAEASLPGTLLKVAAQVLGAQAAAALTHRCWAWELSDLHLLQSLMAVHCSSTLRTSVLQGTLVEGACTFFFHLSLLRLQRSLLVYRVPALALLVTVMAYTAGPYTSAFFNPALAASVTFHCSGNTLLEYVHVYCLGPVAGMTLAVLLHQGHLPRLFQRNLFYRQKNKYRTPRGKLSPGSVD